CCGTGGCGCCCCTCGGCAGGTACCACTTGCTCACTGGCCCTCCTGGAGCAGGCCGACCGCGGTGTCGACGGCCGTGGCGACGTCGTCGTCGGGCGGGTACAGCAGCGACCGGCCGATGACCAGGCCCTGCACGGTGGGGAGCTTGAGGGCCTTGCGCCAGCTCTCGAAGGCGGCGTCCTGGGCGCTGGAGACCTCGCCGCCCAGGAGCACGGCCGGCAGGGTGGTGGCGGCCATGACCCGCTCCATCTCCTCGACCACCGGGACCTTGAGCCAGGTGTAGGCGGAGGTGTTGCCGATGCCGGCGGCCACCGTCATGGCCCGGACGGTCGCCTCGACGCCCAGGTCGATCCGGACCCGGCCGTCGACCCGGTGGGAGATGAACGGCTCGACCATGGCCATCAGCCGGTGCGCGGCCAGCTCGCTGACGGCCCGGCCGCAGGCCTCGACCGTGGCCACCGTGGCCGGGTCGTCGGGGTCGATCCGCAGCAGCATCTTGCCGCCCTCGAAGCCGTCCCTGGCCAGGCTGGCCGCGTCGTAGGCGGTGAAGCGGTCGTCGATCTCGAACACGGTCCCGGCCAGGCCGCCGCGGTTCATCGAGCCCACGACCACCTTGCTCTCCAGGGCCCCCAGCAGCAGCAGGTCCTCCAGGATGTCGGGAGTGCCGAGGACGCCGTTGACCCCTGGCCGCGAGAGGGCCAGGCAGAGGCGGTCGAGCAGGTCGACCCGGTCGGCCATGGCCAGGGTCCGCTCGCCGGCCCGCAGGGCGCCGCGCGCCGGGTGGTCGGCCGCGATCATCATCAGCCGGCCGTACTCG
This window of the Actinomycetota bacterium genome carries:
- a CDS encoding aldolase, yielding MLDERYRTVLEARTRRPEAIAEAAAARTRPASLFNEYGRLMMIAADHPARGALRAGERTLAMADRVDLLDRLCLALSRPGVNGVLGTPDILEDLLLLGALESKVVVGSMNRGGLAGTVFEIDDRFTAYDAASLARDGFEGGKMLLRIDPDDPATVATVEACGRAVSELAAHRLMAMVEPFISHRVDGRVRIDLGVEATVRAMTVAAGIGNTSAYTWLKVPVVEEMERVMAATTLPAVLLGGEVSSAQDAAFESWRKALKLPTVQGLVIGRSLLYPPDDDVATAVDTAVGLLQEGQ